The Marasmius oreades isolate 03SP1 chromosome 11, whole genome shotgun sequence genome includes a region encoding these proteins:
- a CDS encoding uncharacterized protein (CAZy:GH152) — MVSCLTPRGYDTITFNPLNGPEILSSRNYDPFCIWLLMLWAVLFSFAVLWEFGAVESRFITVKNNCAYTIWPAIYSDPNVGGKVQLDQPTGWEAPAGSGVTFTVPSNWTTGRIWGRRECNFAGNNQNSSGSCISSGCPGGLECTSPGVPPTTNAEFSFTTQGDFYDVSMVDGFNLPIQITNNQKCPVASCPVDLNAACPTQLKGATTQAGSIASCKSSCLANLDGKQSDSSNCCTGSSNTPNSCSQAGVQFFDYFKGRCPNGYAYPYDDSALVKCGASNTDYTVTFCP; from the exons ATGGTTTCATGTCTCACTCCACGTGGATACGATACAATTACTTTTAACCCGTTGAATGGCCCAGAAATCCTCTCTTCACGCAACTACGATCCCTTTTGCATTTGGCTCTTAATGCTCTGGGCGGTGCTCTTCAGTTTCGCGGTGCTTTGGGAATTTGGGGCAGTAGAAAGTCGGTTTATTACAGTGAAGAATAACTGTGCTTATACTATCTG GCCTGCG ATATACTCAGACCCTAACGTTGGCGGAAAAGTTCAACTAGATCAACCAACAGG ATGGGAGGCCCCAGCAGGCTCAGGCGTCACGTTCACTGTCCCGTCCAACTGGACGACTGGGAGAATATGG GGCCGTAGAGAATGTAATTTCGCTGGTAACAATCAGAATTCTTCTGGGTCGTGCATCAGTAGTGGTTGTCCAGGCGGTCTAGAATGCACATCACCG GGAGTACCTCCAACGACAAACGCCGAGTTCTCATTCACCACGCAAGGAGATTTTTACGATGTATCTATGGTTGATGGGTTCAATCTTCCCATACAAATCACTAACAACCAGAAATGCCCTGTCGCCTCGTGTCCGGTCGATCTGAATGCAGCTTGTCCCACCCAGCTCAAAGGTGCGACTACTCAAGCCGGCTCTATCGCCTCTTGCAAGAGTTCGTGCCTTGCCAATCTGGATGGTAAACAAA GCGACTCGTCCAACTGTTGTACTGGTAGTAGTAACACTCCAAATTCGTGTTCACAAGCAGGTGTTCAGTTTTTTGATTATTTCA AAGGAAGATGCCCGAATGGGTACGCATATCCTTACGACGACAGCGCCTTGGTGAAGTGTGGTGCCTCCAACACAGACTATACTGTAACCTTTTGTCCTTAA